The Acidobacteriota bacterium genome includes the window CCACGGGGGCGTGGGTTGAATTCGGATCGTTGTAGCGCAGTCTATCAACACTGCTAAGATGCTGGTGCGCGTTCGCGCCACCACCCTTCCCTACCCCTAGGAGCCTCACCATGCCCCATGTCGAACTCGATGATCCGTGTCCCTGTGGCAGCGGAGAGACGTTTCAGGACTGCTGCTTGAAAGCGCGGGAGGAAGGCGCCGAAGGAGCGGTGGCGGCGGCGGTGGACTGGCTCCTCAGCCACCATGAAGAAGCCTGCGACGAGACCCTCAACGAAGACTTCCTGGGTGGCCTGGAGGACGAGCACTATGAGCGCCTGGAGGAGCTGCCGGAGGAGCTCGCCGAGCTGATGACCGCCAATGCCTTCGAGTGGCTGCTGGCGGAGGGGGAGATCGAGATCGACGGCGAGCCCCGCCGGGCCATGGAGCTGGTGCTGGGCCCTGGAGGGCCGGAGCTGGAAGAGGCTCAGCGCGCCTATCTCGAAGCTCTCGGTCAGCGCGGCCTCGGGCTCTACGAGGTCGAGGAGGCGGTGCCGGGAGAAGGCCTGTGGCTGGAGGACGCCCTGGGCCGGGATCAGCCGAGCCGTATCTGGGTTGCCGAGCGCATGGCCTCGGCCTCCTTGGAACCGGGCAACATCCTCGCTACCCGCCTGCTCCCCGGCGACCCCTGGGAGAGCAGCGGCGCCCTCTA containing:
- a CDS encoding SEC-C domain-containing protein, whose product is MPHVELDDPCPCGSGETFQDCCLKAREEGAEGAVAAAVDWLLSHHEEACDETLNEDFLGGLEDEHYERLEELPEELAELMTANAFEWLLAEGEIEIDGEPRRAMELVLGPGGPELEEAQRAYLEALGQRGLGLYEVEEAVPGEGLWLEDALGRDQPSRIWVAERMASASLEPGNILATRLLPGDPWESSGALYPFPEELYSPLIQELQDQLAGAETPEQEREAIGVILVDSWLELITAAE